Sequence from the Segatella copri genome:
GGGGGTGGCGCCTGAGGCTCAATATCTGCTGGTGCGCTGTGAAGATGAGCGCACAGAGAGTCTGGCAGAAGAGGATTACTGGGCTTTTGCGGCTGAATATGCTGACAGTTGCGGCGTGGATGTCATCAACTCTTCGTTAGGCTATCATGGCTTCGATGATGCGTCAACCAACCATCATTATAATGAGCAGGATGGCAATTCTACCCTCATCTCCCGCACCGCTTCGATGTGTGCTGACAAGGGAATCATCTGTGTCAATTCTGCAGGAAACGACGGAATGGGAAGCTGGAAGAAAATCAATTTCCCTGCTGATGCACGCAATATCCTTACCGTGGGCAGCGTAAACGAAATGGGCGAGAATGCGGCTTTCAGTGCCGTGGGACCTACTGCTGACGGCAGAATCAAACCTGACGTGATGGCTTACGGAAGTCCTACCTGTGTGATTACGGGCCGTGGAAATATCATCAATGATAACGGAACGTCTTTCTCTTCTCCGCTCATCGCCGGAATGGTAGCGTGTCTCTGGCAGGCTTTGCCTCAGAAGACGGCTAAGCAGATTATGAAACTCGTGAGATTGGCTGGTAATAATCAGCATCATCCCGATAATGTATTCGGATATGGTGTGCCTGATTTCTGGAAGGCTTATCAGACGGGGAAAGCGATTAGGTAGACTTGGAACTTTGAACTTGGAGCTTTGAACTTTATGATTAGCTTTGCTGCTATATGATAAGGGAAGTTCCAGGGGGCTAAGTACCAAGTAATAGTATTCATAAAGTTCAAAGTTCAAAGTTCAAAGCTCAATGTTCAAAGTAAAAAGGTTATCTCTCTATGAATTGAACTCCATAGTCCGTGAGGTCATTTCGATGTCCTTGCCCGACAGCTATTGGGTGGAAGCGGAACTCTCCGAGGCTCGCGAGGGCTACGGCGGGCACTGCTATCTGGAACTCATCGAGAAGGATGAGCGCTCTAATACGCCCATTGCCAAGGCGCATGCCTCCTGCTGGCGAAACCGATGGATGTTCATCAAACCGAATTTCGAGCGCATCACCGGACAGCGCATTCATGCCGGTATGAAAGTGCTGCTCAAGGTGCACGCGCAGTTTCATGAGAACTATGGCTTTTCCTGGATAGTAGATGATATTGACCCTAACTATACGATGGGCGATATGGCGCGCAAGCGGTTGGAAATCATCAATACGCTGAAAGCAGAGGGCGTCTTTGAACTGCAGAAGGAGTTGGTGCTCCCGATGTTCTGCCAGCGCATCGCCGTCATTTCCAGTGCTACGGCTGCTGGATATGGTGATTTCTGCAACCAGCTTGCCGATAACGATTATGGTCTGCAGTTTCAAACCCGCCTCTTTCCGGCTACGATGCAGGGCGAGGGGGTAGAGCAGAGTGTGATAGCTGCCCTCGACAGTATCAATGCCGAATGGGAACAGTTTGACTGCGTAGTCATCATCCGAGGCGGTGGTGCTACGAGCGATCTCTCGGGTTTCGACACTCTGGCGCTTGCCGAGAATGTGGCAAACTTCCCGCTGCCTATCATCACGGGAATAGGACATGAAAGGGACGAGAGTGTGCTGGATATGATTTCTTTCCAACGTGTAAAGACACCGACAGCCGCTGCCGCCTTCCTCGTTAATCATCTTACTGAGGTTTATGCTCGTGTAATGAATGCGCAAGAGGCTATCGTGCAGAATGTGAAGCACCGTCTGCAGGTGGAGAAGATGAGGCTAGACAGACTGAGCAACACGATTCCTGTCCAGTTTTCGCTGGTGAAGACGAAGCAGGGTGCCTATCTCGACCGCTTGATGAGTCGTTTAAGCACAAATGTCCAGTCGAAACTATCGGAAGCCCAGCGCCATTTCGAGATTCTTTCTCAGAATGTTCAGCCGATATTGGAAAGGAAGATGCTCAACGAGAGTCATCGTCTGCAGCTTCTTTCCCAGCGCATCCAGGCACAAGACCCCGAATTGTTGCTGAAACGTGGCTACAGCATTACGCTGAAAGATGGCAAAAGCATCCATTCTGCCTCGCAACTGAAGTCTGGCGACATCATTGAAACGAGGTTGGCCGAGGGCAGCGTGAAGGCAAAAGTTGAATAATAGTTTATAATTTATAGTTAATAGTTTATAGCAATCTGGCTCCAGACGCCCTGAACGTTGAACTTCACACGCCCTGAAAGGGCAGAAGCTCCTAGCCCAGGGCATCGCCCTGGGTAATAAAGGACGCAATCTTGTCGCCCTGTAAGGGCAAAAGCTTTAAAATATCCACTATTAACTCTGTTACCCCAAAACAAAATAAAAATATGGAAAAAGAAGAAATGAAATACGAACAAGCCGTAAGAGAGCTTGAAGAAATCGTAGAAAGAATGGAGAATGATGAACTCGATATTGATCAGCTCTCCGAGCAGTTGAAACGTGCCAAAACCTTGGTGAAACTCTGTAAAGACAAACTCACCAAGACCGATGAGGAAATCAAGAAACTCCTCAGCGAGGATTGATTTACGATAAGCAGAAACTTGTTGGAAATTGTAGAAGAAAGTTGAATTTTCGCGCACGGATCTCACGGATCTCACGGATTTTGGCTCCTTCGGAGTTTTGGCTGTGAGGCTTAGTGAGTACCGTTGCTTGCAACGAAGAAGATCCGTGAGATCTGTGAGATCCGTGTGCGACTTAAATACCATCCGTAAATATGATACTTAGGCATCGTAACTATCTTGTTTACGGCCGGGGGGTAACTAGGGTGAGTAGGAAATCGCTTTTTCTGGGAGTCTATATATATACTATATCTTTCCTATAGTAAACGAACCTTTACATAAGGAAACTCTTAGAAAGTACTCTCCCCTTACTTACCCTACCCACCCGTAGAAGGGCAGGTCGGGGGCGGTATCCTGCTGCGAATAGTCATCCTCTGCTCTTGGCGATGAAGTCGGTGAAGGGTGAACCTCGATGCCAACCTTTAGCGTTAATAATGTGTTAAAAACACCCCATAACCCATTATAATAGAGATTCTTATATTTCTAGCATGCGCTGTATATACAAAGTTCTTTTTACTAGGGTTCACCCCAGAGCCGAAAAGGTGAATGCTTGGGGCAAGTGTTCACCCCGCTGTTCACCATTTGGTAACTATCGACAAAGATACGACAAAAGGCTTCCTGTTTTATTTCAAGCAATGTTCGTTCATTGGCATTGGGGT
This genomic interval carries:
- the xseB gene encoding exodeoxyribonuclease VII small subunit: MEKEEMKYEQAVRELEEIVERMENDELDIDQLSEQLKRAKTLVKLCKDKLTKTDEEIKKLLSED
- the xseA gene encoding exodeoxyribonuclease VII large subunit, with translation MFKVKRLSLYELNSIVREVISMSLPDSYWVEAELSEAREGYGGHCYLELIEKDERSNTPIAKAHASCWRNRWMFIKPNFERITGQRIHAGMKVLLKVHAQFHENYGFSWIVDDIDPNYTMGDMARKRLEIINTLKAEGVFELQKELVLPMFCQRIAVISSATAAGYGDFCNQLADNDYGLQFQTRLFPATMQGEGVEQSVIAALDSINAEWEQFDCVVIIRGGGATSDLSGFDTLALAENVANFPLPIITGIGHERDESVLDMISFQRVKTPTAAAAFLVNHLTEVYARVMNAQEAIVQNVKHRLQVEKMRLDRLSNTIPVQFSLVKTKQGAYLDRLMSRLSTNVQSKLSEAQRHFEILSQNVQPILERKMLNESHRLQLLSQRIQAQDPELLLKRGYSITLKDGKSIHSASQLKSGDIIETRLAEGSVKAKVE